Part of the Candidatus Hydrogenedentota bacterium genome is shown below.
AACTGGGCGGTGTAGAGCAGCCACGTGTTGCCGATGCGGGCGTCGGTTATCATCCGTTGCCCGGCGATGTCGGTGGCGAAGTGGCAGAAGGCCGGTTTGGGGAACACGCGGCTGAGGATGTTGCGCTGGCCGCCGGGGGTGGCCAGCCCGACGTGGCCGGCGAAAGGCACGGGCTCGCTCTGGATCAGTTCGCAATAGCCGGTATCGCGGACGCTGGTGCTCGTTATGGCGGAGGTGGAGGTCCCTCGCCAGCACTGGTGGCCTTGGCAGAACTCGTTGCCGTCGCGGCCCCACGGGAGGTTGCGGAAATTTGATCCGTCGTCGCGGATGATGTGGATGTCGGCCCCCTCGCCGCCCACGAGAAGGGTGCACGAGCCGTCCTTGGTGTATTCGCTGCCGTGGTTTTCTTGGACGAGGATGTCGTGTGCGGCGTCAGGGCCCGTTGAGCGGCAGTACTGCGGGTGCATGTTGAGCCAGGTGGGGCCTGTATGAACCACGCTGACGGCGGCGCGTTCGAGATCGAAGACCATGAGGCCGAAAGGCAAGCCCTCGGTCTGGCCGTCGCCGAAGAAGGCTGACAGGGCGAGGCGTTTCCCGTCGGACGAAATTGTGGAAAGAGGGTAGACCTGGCTGGGCAGGGCGGCGGCGCCGGTGGGCGGCGAATCGATGACGGTCAGGGTCTCGCGGGCGGTCCCGTCGAGCCGGACGCGTTTGAGGGTCAGCCGGCCCGTGTTTACGCCGGTCTCGTTGACGAAGTAGTACATCCATGCTCCGTCCGGAGAGACGGAGGGTGCGGTGGCGCCGGTTTCGTCCGTGAGGGGGGAGAGTGCGCCGTTGTTCTCGAGATCGCAAAGCAGATACCGGTGCTCGGGGTCCGATTTGTCGCTGCCGTGGGAATTGGCGCTGCGGTGGAGGACAAATCGCCTGGAATCGGGGGTGAAGATCTGGGCCTCCATATAGATATGGGACGAGGGTATGCCCTCTTCCGTGAGCTGGAATACCTCGGCGCCTTTGGGCGCGTCCTTGGCCAACAGGTCGGGTCTTTGTTTCATTGGGCATCCTCCGTCTTCGTCAAGTCTGAGCCACTGTAACCGCTTGGCCGCGGACAAGTCGTTTGGCCCCATGTTAGGCGTGAGGCGCAACGCAGTCAATGTGTCGATTCCGCCGGGATGCTCCGAAGGTGTGGGAGGCGCGTTCGCGGGGTGAGGTTTCACCGTGCGTCAATGTTTGTGGCGAGCACCGCGCAGTGGGGCGAGGCCTTCTTGAAGGTTTCGATGCCTTGGGGGCTCACCCGCGTGTTGATAAGCTGAACCTGCTTGAGGGAAGGTGCTTTTGCCAGGAGCATGAGGGCGTCATCCGTAATATTCGCGCCGTCGAGTTGCAGGAACGCGAGGCGTTTGCATTGGCCCAGGGCAGCCAATCCCGCTCCATTTATCGGGTTGCCAATCAGGTCGAGGCGTTCGAGTGCGTCGAGGGAAGCGAGATGGACGAGGCCCGGGCCTTCCACCCGTGCCTGGGCGAGGGCCAGCTCGGCCAGCTTGTCGAGCTGCGTCAGATGGGCGAGACCCGCATCGCCCACGTTCGACCTGGTGAGGTCGAGAACGCGCAGATGCGAGAGCTTTCCGATATACCGTAAGCTTTCGTCGGTTACGTTGGTTCCCCGAAGCACCAGCCGTTCGAGTTTTTTGAAGGAGGGGAATCCTGCAACTGCTCCGGCGTCGAATTTGTCCGCGCCCGCAAGGGTGAGTTCCCGGAGTTCGGACAACGCACACAGTCCCTGGAGACCGTTGGCGGATATCTCGGCATTATCGGCGTTAAGGGCTCGCAGGCCTGTAAGGCGGGCTATATAGGGGACGGACTGGTCTTCGATGTGTACGGCAGAGACGTCCAGAGTATGGATATCCGCCGGGTTCAAGTGGCGGAGGGCACTGAATTGTGACGGACCCACACGAACGTGCAGTTTGACAATCTGCCCTGCGTCAACGGCTACGCGCCCCTTCGCAGGTCTAAAAGGTTGCCAGTCCGCATCTTCCGGGGCGTTCCACGCGCGCAAGAACAGGTCCCCAACGATGTCGCCGAAAACCAGATTGCGCGGTCCCGGCGGCTGTTCTTGAGGCGCCTGAGCAGGCGCTGGTTTTTCAGGGGCGGGAGGTGGCGAAGGGGGGGGAGGCGGGGACGCGGCTTTCTCAGGTTTTGGATTCGGCGGCGGATTGGGTTTTTGGTCGACGGCTTTGGCAGATGCATCGACATCAAACAGGACCTTGCAGTGAGGCAACCATTCCTGCAGACGAACGATACCGGTCTTGGTGAGGCCAGTCTTGCGGACATCAATGCTTTCGAGCTGCCGCAATTCCACCAGGTACTCGACCAGCTCGTCGGTGATTTCTGACTTAGAGAGGTCGAGGTGCTTCAGCCAAGAGGCCTTTCGCAGGAGGGCCAGGTCGGCCTCGGACAGGTCTTTTGAAGCGACCAACCCGATATAGGCTCTCCTCGGGATGCCAACGTGACTCTTGGCTTCGCCAAATTCCTTCCAGTTTGTTCTCCTGCCATCAATCTCGCGGATAACAATCGTGCCTAGAGAATGGTCTTCGGGAAAATCGAATTGCCTGGGCCCGAAGGCAAGCCATAGAAGCAACGCCCCCACGCCGGTTACGATTGCGCCGATTATCAGGTTGCGCCCGGCGAAAGAGGGTTCTTGGGGCGATTCGTCCGAGCGTTTCGGCGTCTTGACCTCAGGTTCCTTCGCTATCGGGAGCGGGGGCGGCGTGATGAGCCGCTCCTCGTGGGTAAGTGGAGGCGGCGTGATGAGCCGCTCCTCGTGGGGAGGCGGAGGCGGCGTGATGACCCGCTCCTCGTGGGGAAGAGGAGGGGGCGTTGAAAAAGACGATGGGTGTTCGATGGCTGCCGGGGAACTGTAGCCGCCGGACCCGTGGCTCTTGTTTGTCGGGGAGTCGGCAAACAGGCCTGTGGGCGTCGAGGACATCCACGAAGAGCTTGTGTCGTCAACGGGGGTGTAGGCGCCGGGAGGCGAGTCCAGGCCGTTTTCGCCGTCCGCCGCGACGCCGGCCGGCAGTTCCGGAGGCGCTTCACGCGATGTGCTTTCGGGCCTGTAGGCATCTTTCCTGTTGCCTATCCGCTCGAGCAGTGTTTGGGCGCGTTCATCGTGATGTTTTTCGAGCAGTTCATGACACAACTGCCGGGCTTCCTGGTATCTTCCGACCTTGAAGAAACATTTCGTCAGGGCATAGAGCACGTGCTTGTTGTCCGGAAATTCCAGGGCAAGGTCGTCGAGGATGGCGATGGCGTCCTCGTACCGCTCGGTTCGATAGAACATGAGCGCCATGCGGTAATTATGTTCAGCCGCTCTCTCGGACACGCACCATCCTCATGGTTATCGATTACGCTCCACCTGTTCCTACCTGTACTAAGTATACTATTCGCATATATACCATACAATATAAACACACACAATATAAAAATGAGGCGTGATTGCTACCCTTGGTTAGTTCGCCGGAAGTTTCTGTCCACGGGCAAGGATGCCGAGCCCGATTCACCGAAGACCCTTGGTTTGGACGTGTGAGTGGCGACGGAACTATCAG
Proteins encoded:
- a CDS encoding tetratricopeptide repeat protein, whose translation is MSERAAEHNYRMALMFYRTERYEDAIAILDDLALEFPDNKHVLYALTKCFFKVGRYQEARQLCHELLEKHHDERAQTLLERIGNRKDAYRPESTSREAPPELPAGVAADGENGLDSPPGAYTPVDDTSSSWMSSTPTGLFADSPTNKSHGSGGYSSPAAIEHPSSFSTPPPLPHEERVITPPPPPHEERLITPPPLTHEERLITPPPLPIAKEPEVKTPKRSDESPQEPSFAGRNLIIGAIVTGVGALLLWLAFGPRQFDFPEDHSLGTIVIREIDGRRTNWKEFGEAKSHVGIPRRAYIGLVASKDLSEADLALLRKASWLKHLDLSKSEITDELVEYLVELRQLESIDVRKTGLTKTGIVRLQEWLPHCKVLFDVDASAKAVDQKPNPPPNPKPEKAASPPPPPSPPPAPEKPAPAQAPQEQPPGPRNLVFGDIVGDLFLRAWNAPEDADWQPFRPAKGRVAVDAGQIVKLHVRVGPSQFSALRHLNPADIHTLDVSAVHIEDQSVPYIARLTGLRALNADNAEISANGLQGLCALSELRELTLAGADKFDAGAVAGFPSFKKLERLVLRGTNVTDESLRYIGKLSHLRVLDLTRSNVGDAGLAHLTQLDKLAELALAQARVEGPGLVHLASLDALERLDLIGNPINGAGLAALGQCKRLAFLQLDGANITDDALMLLAKAPSLKQVQLINTRVSPQGIETFKKASPHCAVLATNIDAR